AAACAGTCCGCATGGCATGATGCCTCCCCCACCCTTCTTGCAAAGTGCTAGCCGAGGAGCTCAACGCGAATTTTTTGCAATCTTAGGCGACATGGAATTGACGATTGCTCagcagaaagaagaagttcaGAAATGGGCGGAAAAATATGGGTTTTCGGTAAGATTCGCTAATTGCGCATAATCGATTGCTGCCGTGAAATCTAGGGTCCTCTTAGGAAAAGTTGCAagatttcaacgaaaaaatggagaagatGAACAGTGAAGCAAAAGAGAACGCCACAAACCTTATCGCTGAACTCCCAGCTGCAATGGAGAAAGGTTCTGCTCTTATGGCCAATAAGAATCAAACCATCCTTGAACTACATTCTGCCGTAAAAACGCTCTACGCCGAAAACCCAAAAGTGAgtttttctatggaaaacgCTGTCAACGTTTATACCTCACACATTTTGCAGCTATATCGGGTGCTGATGTTCATAATCGGGCAGTTCATGCCATCGCACGATCTATATGGTGGAAAATGGGGACCGAAAAGAGCTTCAGGACAACATTCTCATGCAAATATGAACGGCTTCCATGAATTTCAACCGCACTTCGTGAATGAGAACGAAAGGAAGCCACACCAATGTTGGTCATTGCTAAGACCTCCACACATGTGCTAGGATTTTTTATCCATCACTCTTTCAGGGAGTAACGACGGCGGATTTCGACGCTGGAGAGCATTTAGAACATAAACACATCAAATTCTGCTCACTTCTTGTGCAATAAAACTACAAACGTTACAGTTTCACATTTTGTTCGTTCGTGCAATTAGTGTGAACTGAGCCCAAAGACACGAACTGAGAAGCAAACCTGACCTTTTTAAATTGAACCATAGAAGACAGGTTGAAAAGACTATCCGTTTGATTCACTAATAACACATCTCGCTCTTAGCCGAACTAGGGATAGAATTTGATCAAGCACGGCTTTTACAACATAATCATTCCgagaagcaaagaaatatctttaaaaaaaagcaagagtaGCAAGAGTAAAAGTAGTAAACAAGAGTAGATAGAGTGActcgaaatatttctttctcaagaATACGAACTCTCATGAAAGAGACGTGGTACTAATCGATCCACGTTGACGAAGTGGTATGAAAAGACAGAGTTTGAGGTTTTCGCTTACTGTCTGCATCAGTTTCGCCACCCGATTTCTCCAAAAAGTTCTAAAACAATCGTCCTCAAAGGAGGTCACCATAATCACGTCGACTACTATATCATGTCCTATAGGATTTGCAGAATACAATGGATACTTTTGGCTGATTGCTTTTGTGATTATCAGACGTAATGCTTGCGAGGTATGAGTGGTGGTAGAAAGCATGAACTaagaaacggaaaaagacATACAAAAGTATGTATTATGCAGGAATTGCAAATCCCAACTGAAGTAAATAAAGAATGTCAAACCAGAGCGGCCTTTTTCTATAAATTACTGTGACTAAATGGCTACATTTCGGAATTCTTCTGGTCCTCCGAAAGACAACGAAGACGACCTGAAGTATGAAGAATTGCAAAAAGTCATTTCGTATCTTCGCAATTTTTCCCATCCATCTATTGTtttatgtagaaaaaataaagatgattACATGCCTCCTACTTTCTGGATAGGaagttaattttaattctcaAAACTTCTGATTCAAATACATTTAATGAAGTCTTTTAGTTGTAGTTGTTGGTCGTAACAGTTGTTCTTTGTTAACAAGACATTCCTCGTGGATCCGGTCcgttttactgttttattcATCACAAtatacagaaaagaaatttggcCACAATATCATCCTGTGTAAAGGATTGGGTGCACCGACCAATACTTATTCCGAGTGTACTGCTGCAGAAATCGGgtacttatttacttacttacttaatcGTGGGCTGTTGTTAGCGCCTGAGCTGTTAACCAATGTTAATCTTCACCGAAGCGTGTAGTCCTTCCAATAGAAGCTGTATCCTACTCTTTCGATCTAAAGCTTCCACAATAACCAACCATTTGCCATTGTTCTACAGCTTGCGAGAATTAGTGCCTCTCGTTAGTTGATTACGGCATTAAGTGACCGTGATGGGTCAGGACAATGACCGGCAGTTCAGCGATCGTTCAGTTCTCACGAGTGTTGCTGCCAAGGAATCAGTGCTCCTTGCAACTCTTCGGCCTATCGGGGTGGGCATTGGCAGTGTCACCATTGCACCTTCTTCTATCTTTGGCATCTTTTCCAGTATCTGGGTAACTTCCGCCACTTAACAGTTCAGGTTAGATGGCTCACGTGTGCTCAGAAGTCTGGTTGCGCTTGGAACAGACAGGATCACCGCAAGCACACTGGAATCTGACTCCTATATGCGGCCCCCAAAGTTGGTATTTGTTTAGTAACGGTTGACGTTTCAACATTATAGCCTTCGTCAGAGTTCGAAGCATCAATGATTTGTtttctcaagcgcctcattaCTACACAGGATATATTGCAGTTTTCCCCTCAAAGTAGCAATATCCATAAGGTAGTCGGCCTGAAgctgtctttttctttctctcgaACATCCAAGCCCACagattgttcgaaaaaaatttcgtcctctctggtattttcaaaaatgattgtAGTGATTTTGAGTTGTTTTCACCTTCCCAGCCCTTCAGAATGACGTAAGGGTTGCAGAAACAGTAGCAGCAAACCTCGATCGACTGCAGGTACATTTACAATGCAGCGACAAATGTTACACAATTGGTCtctcaaaataattaaatttcacTCCAGGCGACTCGAGTACTTTTTCTGTATAATTCGGTTAGGAAGGCAAACTGTCATTCGTCCTTTCACTAGTACATAAAATAAGGGATCCACAGAGGATTGAAGGGTTGATGTAAAATCTCAAGGCACTTACATAGTTCGATTACGTCGATTACATAACAGTATGTGTAATTTTACAGTTGCTGTTCAGTGCGATATATCATGGTGATGCCACGCGACTATTACGAACGGGCACCCTCCATTTCGTGACGTCGCGTCAACGCGGTTGAACGAGTTCAGTGAGAGAACTCTCACTCAGCCATGATCCTTGTTTCTAACATTTGACAGCAGCATAATTGAAACTTTTAAAGTCCATCAAAAATGTTACTCCTAATATTTGCTTACCCAATCAATTCTTCTCTACCGGGGAAATAAGCTGAGCAATTTTTTGGCGAGGGATAAGGTGTATGGGGAGTAGAATATATGAGGCATAAGAGTCATAATTTCCTGAAGGTAGAATGATTTCGTTAAACAGATGTTGTCGTAATCACAACGGATCTGAAAAACTATAGTCATCATGAGAACGCGTCGTTGAAACTCTCAAGCGTTCGTGTTTCCCAGCGTTCTGATTTCCCTTTCGGATAGTCTTCACCGAGATCAAGGTGATGTGTTGATTCTGTAGACCTCATTATCGTCTCATCTTGGTGATTATCCTTTCAATCGTTTTGTCACAATGTGATGTATgtaagggataaaggataaagaataaagtgtctttcgttgatcagtttaattaatttgttaattCGTTATTCGTTAACTCTATCTTGTGTCAGAATAGCAGAGCATTCTTACGGTATTCTCATTCTGCGAGGAGTAAAATGAGTAACCACGCACGCATATGAGTTGATTCATGCGTCCCTTTTGTGGAGGTGTCTTTGCAGCTTTGAGGATGTGAGGTCGGTAGTTAGTGGGCTATCTATGAGTTAGTGGGTTACCTGTATTGTACCCCATTaacaatcacttgacctccaccaATTTCATTGCATATATTGCCACTTTGGTTAAAAATTTGTTAGTtcagaagtgaaaaagaaaccgGATCCAGTTTCATCTAATACACATTTTTCTCGTTAAACAACCGTTTCATATTAACACGACTGCGTGATAAGAGGAACGGTAGAGAAGCTTCCGAAGACattccgcgaatgcctccgaggtATTACGTATCCGTTTGATAAGTCCAGAGTGACGCAGAAATACCTCGGCGAAGCCAATTGTGGAGGCACAGATAATTTCAGATGCTCTCCTGGCTAAATAAATGCGGAGGAAtacgcagttacaaggaaatatggaataaatgatgaaaattGTTGAATTAACTAGGTCTGTTAGAAGGACAGCGTACCTGATAATACTTGAAATTTTGTGTGGTGGtgtactaagagaaaaaaaatattacgttTAGGAAGT
This window of the Necator americanus strain Aroian chromosome III, whole genome shotgun sequence genome carries:
- a CDS encoding hypothetical protein (NECATOR_CHRIII.G9964.T2) translates to MKYSTVCSKMKIPVSILIVATTALCKQGGWNGFPKRHDHGGENSPHGMMPPPPFLQSASRGAQREFFAILGDMELTIAQQKEEVQKWAEKYGFSEKLQDFNEKMEKMNSEAKENATNLIAELPAAMEKGSALMANKNQTILELHSAVKTLYAENPKLYRVLMFIIGQFMPSHDLYGGKWGPKRASGQHSHANMNGFHEFQPHFVNENERKPHQWSNDGGFRRWRAFRT
- a CDS encoding hypothetical protein (NECATOR_CHRIII.G9964.T1); this translates as MKIPVSILIVATTALCKQGGWNGFPKRHDHGGENSPHGMMPPPPFLQSASRGAQREFFAILGDMELTIAQQKEEVQKWAEKYGFSEKLQDFNEKMEKMNSEAKENATNLIAELPAAMEKGSALMANKNQTILELHSAVKTLYAENPKLYRVLMFIIGQFMPSHDLYGGKWGPKRASGQHSHANMNGFHEFQPHFVNENERKPHQWSNDGGFRRWRAFRT